A region from the Meiothermus sp. Pnk-1 genome encodes:
- the aroC gene encoding chorismate synthase: protein MRFLTSGESHGPQLTGIIEGLPSRLPLSAEDINPWLKKRQGGYGRGRRMVIETDTVEIVSGVRSGRTTGAPVTLVIKNADYRNWSEIMDPAPGNEPRKKALTAARPGHADLAGGIKYHHKDLRDVLERASARETAMRVAVGAVAHKLLSFFGVESVGFVAGMAGVWSKVPFDWELRSRIEESPVRMTDPEAEAEVIRRVDEAKAAGDTLGGIIEARFKGLVPGLGSQMHWERKLDGRVAHMAMSIPAVKGVEIGTGFENAMKPGSQVHDAIYWEEGRGYYRRTNRAGGTEGGMSTGEELVVRAALKPIATLMKPLPTVDVVSHQPADAARERSDTTAVPAASVILEALTGIVLAQAYLEKFGGDTLEELVERVERYKEHARTY from the coding sequence ATGCGGTTTCTGACCTCGGGCGAATCCCACGGCCCACAACTCACCGGGATCATCGAGGGGCTGCCGAGCCGGCTCCCCCTCAGCGCGGAAGACATCAACCCCTGGCTGAAAAAACGCCAGGGCGGCTACGGGCGCGGTCGGCGGATGGTGATCGAGACCGACACGGTGGAGATCGTGAGCGGGGTGCGCTCCGGGCGCACCACCGGGGCCCCGGTGACCTTGGTCATCAAAAACGCCGACTACCGTAACTGGAGCGAGATCATGGACCCAGCCCCGGGGAACGAGCCGCGCAAAAAGGCCCTTACCGCGGCGCGCCCGGGCCACGCCGACCTCGCCGGGGGAATCAAGTACCACCACAAGGATCTGCGGGACGTGCTCGAGCGAGCCAGCGCCCGCGAGACGGCCATGCGGGTGGCGGTGGGGGCGGTAGCCCATAAGCTCCTCTCCTTCTTCGGGGTGGAGAGCGTGGGCTTCGTGGCGGGGATGGCCGGGGTGTGGAGCAAGGTCCCCTTCGATTGGGAGCTACGCAGCCGCATCGAGGAAAGCCCGGTGCGCATGACCGACCCGGAGGCCGAGGCCGAGGTAATCCGCCGAGTGGACGAGGCCAAAGCTGCAGGCGACACCCTGGGCGGGATCATCGAGGCCCGCTTCAAGGGGCTGGTGCCGGGGCTGGGCTCGCAGATGCACTGGGAGCGCAAACTCGATGGCCGGGTGGCCCACATGGCCATGAGCATCCCGGCGGTGAAGGGCGTGGAGATCGGTACGGGCTTTGAAAACGCCATGAAACCGGGGTCACAGGTGCACGATGCGATCTACTGGGAAGAGGGGCGCGGTTACTACCGCCGGACCAACCGGGCCGGCGGCACCGAGGGGGGCATGAGCACCGGCGAGGAGCTGGTGGTGCGGGCCGCGCTCAAACCCATCGCTACCCTGATGAAGCCCTTGCCGACCGTCGACGTGGTGAGCCACCAGCCCGCCGACGCCGCCCGCGAACGCTCCGACACCACCGCCGTGCCCGCAGCCAGCGTGATCCTCGAGGCCCTTACCGGCATCGTGCTGGCCCAGGCCTACTTGGAAAAGTTCGGCGGGGACACCCTGGAAGAACTCGTCGAGCGCGTGGAGCGGTACAAAGAGCACGCCCGGACATATTGA
- a CDS encoding secretin N-terminal domain-containing protein, with amino-acid sequence MKRLLATLALLSFGLASFGWAGSLPTDSRFDAPVRLNIANTANSQTVPTLPLDVVLEALAKSVGLQPLIYREFPTDGNAANAKPALPNIKLDFEGRPFRQVWDLIFNTYGVQLSLDYQLIGNNTIVVAPSALITSLSEAQQRGGDRSRVLYLVSIPPVVYIDGTKIDYEKAKAWVKDNFIPFATTEFGSLSVNWIVVQQGNTLAALSSIVGTTAQHNRFQDTLAKGRYTYEVLTGGATQAEQPQVSKIERLYTLQNVSFNDLQSFLLGQLPSLEISVVPTNPKAAYIRGTDADLKKLDELLKTADLARAFKRTYALQNLTFEQASQRLQPLLTGDLKGVSLEPIPGNPNGLFANATEAQHAQLAEAIKAIDTPIVQAPTSDIIRRIYTLNFANPARIADFLRKEVKGISAEIIEGQPIVVVRGTEQQQQEVADLISSLDKPTSEQAAAASRTQRVYKLKFANAPALVEALSKVNTGTATSGNQPPTTSGLPSLVADPSTNSIIAVGSDAQMRNFEGTLAQLDVPKQQVQLQVRIQAVNSSVIRNLGLKWDTIAGGNLVASILETGLSLIFDATRSLASLNIRATLNALESQNLSRRISDANLLVESGYGNDTSDLRQASAAGAELKAGGKLLIVTTAASTGQGSGQQSVQEFDVGLTLRLRPRITPDGQIILEVYTQTGDQPQVLASDRTFLPVNSTLSSFRLKDGQTVVIGGLVQTTTTNTETKVPLLGDIPLIGALFKQTTTENKQEELIVIITANIVKEQQTTMGR; translated from the coding sequence ATGAAACGACTGCTGGCAACGCTGGCCCTGCTCAGCTTCGGCTTGGCGAGCTTTGGCTGGGCGGGTAGCCTCCCTACCGACAGCCGCTTCGATGCCCCGGTGCGGTTAAATATCGCCAATACCGCAAACTCTCAAACCGTCCCCACGCTCCCTTTGGATGTGGTGCTCGAGGCGCTGGCCAAATCAGTCGGGCTCCAGCCCCTTATCTACCGGGAGTTCCCCACCGACGGGAACGCCGCCAACGCCAAACCCGCCCTGCCCAACATCAAGCTCGACTTTGAGGGGCGGCCCTTCCGTCAGGTGTGGGACCTGATCTTCAACACCTACGGGGTCCAGTTGAGCCTGGACTACCAGCTCATCGGGAACAACACCATCGTGGTGGCCCCCAGCGCGCTCATCACCTCGCTCTCAGAGGCCCAGCAGCGGGGAGGAGACCGCAGCCGGGTGCTCTACTTGGTGAGCATTCCCCCGGTGGTCTACATCGACGGTACCAAGATCGACTACGAGAAGGCCAAGGCCTGGGTCAAGGACAACTTCATTCCCTTTGCCACCACCGAGTTTGGCAGCCTCTCGGTAAACTGGATCGTGGTGCAGCAGGGCAACACCTTGGCCGCCCTCTCCTCCATCGTGGGTACCACTGCCCAGCACAACCGCTTCCAGGACACCCTGGCCAAAGGCCGCTACACCTACGAGGTCTTGACCGGGGGGGCCACCCAGGCGGAGCAACCCCAGGTCAGCAAAATCGAGCGCCTCTATACCTTGCAAAACGTCTCTTTCAACGACCTGCAAAGCTTCTTGCTGGGGCAGCTACCCAGCCTCGAGATCTCGGTGGTGCCCACCAACCCTAAAGCCGCCTACATCCGCGGAACCGACGCCGACCTAAAAAAGCTCGACGAGCTGCTCAAGACCGCCGACCTGGCCCGCGCCTTTAAGCGGACCTATGCCCTGCAAAACCTCACCTTTGAGCAGGCTAGCCAGCGGCTCCAGCCCCTCTTGACCGGGGATCTCAAGGGGGTCAGCCTCGAGCCCATCCCGGGCAATCCCAACGGGCTTTTCGCCAACGCCACCGAGGCTCAGCACGCCCAGCTTGCCGAGGCCATCAAGGCCATCGATACCCCCATCGTCCAAGCCCCGACCAGCGACATCATCCGCCGCATCTACACCCTCAACTTTGCCAACCCTGCCCGCATCGCCGACTTCCTGCGCAAAGAGGTCAAGGGGATCAGCGCCGAGATCATCGAGGGCCAGCCGATAGTGGTGGTGCGCGGCACCGAGCAGCAGCAGCAGGAAGTGGCAGACCTCATCAGCAGCCTGGACAAACCCACCAGCGAGCAAGCTGCCGCCGCTTCGCGCACCCAGCGGGTCTACAAGCTGAAGTTCGCCAATGCCCCGGCCCTGGTGGAAGCGCTGAGCAAAGTCAATACCGGCACCGCCACCTCTGGAAACCAACCCCCTACCACCTCCGGTCTGCCGAGCCTGGTCGCCGACCCCAGCACCAACAGCATCATCGCCGTGGGCAGCGACGCACAGATGCGCAACTTCGAGGGGACGCTGGCCCAGCTTGACGTACCCAAGCAGCAAGTGCAGCTTCAGGTGCGCATCCAAGCGGTCAACAGCAGCGTGATCCGCAACCTGGGCCTCAAGTGGGACACCATCGCGGGGGGAAACCTGGTGGCCTCCATCCTGGAGACCGGCCTGAGCCTCATCTTCGACGCCACCCGTAGCCTGGCCTCCTTGAACATCCGGGCCACCCTGAACGCCCTGGAGAGCCAAAACCTCTCCCGCCGCATCTCCGACGCCAACTTGCTCGTCGAGAGCGGTTACGGCAACGACACCAGCGACCTGCGCCAGGCCAGCGCTGCCGGAGCCGAGCTGAAGGCGGGGGGCAAGCTCCTCATCGTGACCACTGCGGCCAGCACCGGCCAAGGCAGCGGGCAGCAAAGCGTGCAGGAGTTCGATGTGGGCCTCACCCTCAGGCTGCGCCCCCGCATCACCCCCGATGGCCAGATCATCCTCGAGGTCTACACCCAGACCGGCGACCAGCCTCAGGTGCTAGCCTCAGACCGCACCTTCCTGCCGGTCAACAGCACCCTCTCGAGCTTCCGCCTCAAGGATGGACAAACCGTGGTGATAGGCGGGTTGGTCCAGACCACCACCACCAACACCGAGACCAAGGTTCCCCTGCTGGGCGATATCCCCCTCATCGGGGCCCTCTTCAAACAGACCACAACCGAGAACAAGCAAGAGGAGTTGATCGTGATCATCACCGCCAACATCGTCAAAGAGCAGCAAACCACCATGGGCCGGTAA
- a CDS encoding type 4a pilus biogenesis protein PilO — protein sequence MLARFGQREWSLIAIGAAIVIGILWFYWMVQPLRQQAEFVRLGSNGEAVAPTIPVNGPLPEDLGIDDLQAARDRGRRAQAALGQLRSTIAELEARQQQFLRELPPQERLADVLASLAQQARQSGVTLRSIQRSPVAQTDVQGVRSVNLALQLESPFSELYVFLRRLEELQRFSSISGLNMSLGGTSGQTADPIINTSLTMTVYVYQAPGNAAQPANQPQGGTPAPGQGGRP from the coding sequence GTGCTCGCTAGATTCGGACAGCGCGAGTGGTCCTTGATCGCCATCGGGGCCGCCATCGTAATAGGGATTTTGTGGTTTTACTGGATGGTGCAGCCTTTACGCCAACAGGCCGAGTTTGTCCGGCTGGGCAGCAACGGCGAAGCGGTAGCCCCCACCATCCCGGTGAACGGCCCGCTGCCTGAAGACCTCGGCATTGACGATCTGCAAGCCGCCCGCGACCGGGGCCGCCGCGCCCAGGCCGCACTGGGGCAACTCCGCAGCACCATCGCCGAGCTCGAGGCCCGCCAGCAGCAGTTCCTGCGCGAGCTGCCGCCGCAAGAACGCCTAGCCGATGTGCTGGCCTCGCTGGCCCAGCAAGCCCGGCAAAGCGGGGTCACGCTGCGCAGCATCCAGCGCTCGCCGGTGGCCCAAACCGACGTGCAGGGGGTGCGCAGCGTGAACCTGGCCCTCCAGCTCGAATCGCCCTTCTCCGAGCTGTACGTCTTCCTGCGCCGCTTGGAGGAGCTGCAGCGTTTCAGCAGCATCTCCGGGCTCAACATGAGCCTGGGCGGAACCTCCGGACAAACCGCCGACCCCATCATCAACACCAGCCTGACCATGACGGTGTATGTCTACCAAGCCCCGGGAAACGCAGCTCAGCCCGCTAACCAGCCGCAAGGCGGCACTCCGGCCCCGGGCCAGGGAGGTCGGCCATGA
- a CDS encoding flagellar protein FliT, with product MIRLNLLPKNLRRRVEPGWWRLVAILFVAVVLGIVGYLHYSAWSQLQALEDERDQLRLEVDVLRPAIREQQDLLRRQQELQPLEQVRQQLESRRIRWSDNIAAFVNQIPRENGRFGVALRSIGASLRGQGNSPAPGDNLYDGKPVKVEFSLQGEALGQAQLVRFIEAFESSPRFGINFQQATLDQNRGLYTFSATVGMVDEAQGGEQGAR from the coding sequence TTGATTAGGCTCAACCTCCTCCCCAAAAACCTCCGCCGCCGGGTCGAGCCCGGCTGGTGGCGGTTGGTGGCGATCCTCTTCGTGGCCGTAGTGCTGGGCATCGTGGGCTATCTGCACTATTCCGCTTGGAGCCAGCTCCAGGCCCTCGAGGATGAACGCGACCAGCTGCGGCTGGAGGTGGACGTGCTCCGGCCCGCTATCCGTGAGCAACAAGATCTGCTCCGCCGCCAGCAGGAGCTGCAACCTTTGGAGCAGGTACGGCAGCAACTGGAGAGTCGCCGGATACGCTGGTCAGACAACATCGCCGCTTTCGTCAACCAAATCCCCCGCGAGAACGGCCGTTTCGGGGTAGCCCTGCGCAGCATCGGGGCCAGCCTGCGGGGTCAGGGCAACTCGCCTGCTCCCGGAGATAACCTCTACGACGGCAAGCCGGTGAAGGTGGAGTTCAGCCTCCAGGGCGAAGCCTTGGGCCAAGCCCAGCTGGTCCGTTTCATCGAAGCCTTCGAATCCTCCCCCCGCTTCGGGATCAACTTCCAACAAGCCACCCTCGACCAAAACCGCGGCCTCTACACCTTCAGCGCCACCGTGGGGATGGTCGACGAAGCACAAGGAGGTGAGCAGGGTGCTCGCTAG
- a CDS encoding isocitrate/isopropylmalate dehydrogenase family protein, with amino-acid sequence MNRVYRICLIEGDGIGHEVVPAARRVLEATGLEFEFVEAEAGWETFERRGTSVPEETVEIVKSADATLFGAATSPTKKVEGFFGAIRHLRRRLDLFANVRPAKHHPVKGSTPGTDLIVVRENTEGLYVEQERRYAKGKVAIADRVITYEASYRIVEYALKLARTRRKQLALVHKANVLPLSDGLFLEAAYDAAKHYPDVQVSEVIVDACAMRLVRNPQSFDVLVMENLFGDILSDLTAGLVGGLGIAPSGNIGEQAAIFEPVHGSAPDIAGKGVANPTAAILSAAMMLDYLGEHETARRIERAVDLALEQGPLTPDLGGQASTLEFAQAVAAALRP; translated from the coding sequence ATGAATCGAGTTTATCGAATCTGCTTGATCGAAGGCGACGGTATCGGCCACGAAGTGGTTCCAGCGGCCAGGCGCGTGCTCGAGGCGACCGGACTCGAGTTCGAGTTTGTAGAGGCCGAGGCAGGCTGGGAAACCTTCGAGCGAAGAGGCACCTCGGTGCCCGAGGAGACCGTGGAGATCGTCAAGTCCGCCGATGCCACCCTCTTCGGGGCCGCCACCAGCCCCACCAAGAAAGTGGAGGGCTTTTTCGGGGCCATCCGCCACCTGCGCCGCCGGCTGGACCTCTTCGCCAACGTGCGCCCGGCCAAGCACCACCCCGTCAAAGGCTCCACCCCGGGAACCGATTTGATTGTGGTGCGCGAGAACACCGAGGGGCTTTATGTCGAGCAGGAGCGCCGCTACGCCAAGGGCAAGGTGGCCATCGCCGACCGGGTCATCACCTACGAGGCTAGCTACCGCATCGTGGAATACGCCCTCAAGCTGGCCCGCACCCGCCGCAAGCAACTGGCGCTGGTGCACAAGGCCAACGTCCTGCCGCTTTCCGATGGGCTATTCCTCGAGGCCGCCTACGACGCTGCCAAGCACTACCCCGACGTCCAGGTCTCCGAGGTGATCGTGGACGCCTGCGCCATGCGGCTGGTGCGCAACCCGCAAAGCTTCGACGTGCTGGTGATGGAAAACCTCTTCGGCGATATCCTCTCCGACCTCACCGCGGGGCTGGTGGGGGGTTTGGGTATCGCGCCCTCGGGCAACATCGGCGAGCAGGCCGCCATCTTCGAGCCGGTACATGGTTCCGCCCCGGACATCGCCGGGAAGGGGGTGGCCAACCCCACCGCCGCCATCCTCTCGGCGGCCATGATGCTCGACTATCTGGGAGAGCACGAGACCGCCCGCCGCATCGAGAGAGCGGTGGACCTGGCTCTAGAGCAAGGCCCCCTCACCCCCGACCTGGGGGGCCAAGCAAGCACGCTCGAGTTTGCCCAAGCCGTCGCTGCCGCGCTTCGACCATAA
- a CDS encoding DUF5317 domain-containing protein → MLAAGLEGGLAFATVRGLLSPELAGPIAKVSVLAFVGYGLLRNLHLKSLWFVWLGLLANTLVILANGGHMPVSAAALRQAGLGHLEPALRNAYDAVHVLMHEQTRLWFLGDVIPVQFKILRNVMSLGDVLLMLGIAGVILEGALQASGRDPFNPPKPTKLRLALGLYLAAVVIWAWLGRA, encoded by the coding sequence GTGTTGGCTGCCGGGCTCGAGGGCGGCCTGGCTTTTGCCACCGTCCGGGGACTCCTCTCCCCCGAGCTGGCCGGGCCTATCGCTAAGGTCTCGGTGCTGGCCTTTGTAGGTTACGGCCTGCTGCGCAACCTGCACCTCAAAAGCCTGTGGTTCGTCTGGCTGGGCCTGCTGGCCAACACCCTGGTGATCCTCGCCAACGGCGGGCACATGCCGGTGAGCGCGGCGGCTTTGCGCCAAGCTGGGTTGGGCCACCTCGAGCCCGCCTTGCGCAACGCCTACGACGCCGTTCATGTCCTGATGCACGAGCAGACCCGGCTTTGGTTTTTGGGAGATGTGATCCCGGTACAGTTCAAGATCCTGCGCAATGTCATGAGCCTAGGCGATGTGCTGCTCATGCTGGGGATTGCTGGGGTGATCCTCGAGGGGGCCTTGCAGGCAAGCGGGCGCGACCCGTTCAACCCCCCCAAGCCGACCAAGTTGCGCCTGGCCCTGGGGCTCTACCTGGCTGCGGTGGTGATTTGGGCCTGGCTAGGCCGGGCGTAG
- a CDS encoding HD-GYP domain-containing protein — MKRIAEAVSPRTLIYIFGVALAAIVLGVYLYTDGPQSHAHAWYTWWDIIFWIALVAWSTRVAVNLPINASMSHLFVIILGAIIIFPPWLAMLIVAIGYFSSDLGKPTFPWYKDLFNRAQNTLVTGLAALVWHFFTKVLPVTLGRFDVSTGVAIVAASFVLFISNITLVYYVIHLASGVPLRKIWVDNFRWLSTSYFILAPIGLLMARAYQTPLVGGWGGFSVLFILMLLYYSRFYWDERVKLQEALDSTIEVLVKALDAKDPHTRLHSERVAAIAKDLAKAAGLDESDRRKIEYGARIHDIGKISIPDSILLKPGRLTEEEFEQIKLHPTEGLKLLHPARRYMRDVLPIIRHHHERWDGRGYPDGLAGQETHLWARIVALSDAYEAMTAGRPYVKAKTPEEALREILDLAGSQFDPKLAKLFRELWSQDPLWKDREVFLRAYTSPAPSSDSSAPSSPGPAYRTSEELN, encoded by the coding sequence ATGAAGCGCATCGCCGAGGCGGTCTCACCACGAACCCTCATTTATATTTTTGGGGTAGCACTGGCCGCTATTGTCCTAGGTGTTTACCTCTATACCGATGGTCCACAAAGTCATGCCCATGCTTGGTATACCTGGTGGGACATCATCTTTTGGATCGCCTTGGTGGCTTGGTCTACCCGCGTTGCCGTAAACCTCCCGATCAATGCATCGATGTCGCATTTGTTCGTGATCATCCTGGGTGCGATAATTATTTTTCCACCTTGGCTCGCAATGCTCATCGTCGCCATTGGGTATTTCAGCTCTGATCTTGGCAAACCTACATTCCCCTGGTACAAAGATCTTTTCAACCGCGCCCAAAACACCCTGGTCACAGGATTGGCAGCCCTGGTGTGGCACTTTTTCACCAAGGTACTCCCAGTTACTTTGGGGCGTTTTGATGTAAGCACGGGGGTAGCGATTGTTGCTGCTTCTTTTGTTTTATTCATCTCAAACATCACCTTGGTTTACTACGTAATTCACCTGGCCTCCGGAGTTCCGCTCCGCAAGATCTGGGTGGATAACTTCCGCTGGCTTTCGACGAGCTACTTCATCCTGGCGCCCATCGGGCTGCTTATGGCCCGAGCCTACCAGACCCCGCTGGTGGGGGGCTGGGGCGGGTTCAGCGTGCTCTTTATACTCATGCTGCTGTACTACTCCCGCTTCTACTGGGACGAGCGGGTCAAGCTACAGGAAGCCTTGGATAGCACCATCGAGGTACTGGTCAAAGCTCTGGATGCCAAAGACCCCCACACCCGCCTGCACTCCGAGCGGGTAGCGGCCATCGCCAAAGACCTTGCCAAGGCCGCCGGGCTCGACGAGAGCGACCGGCGCAAGATCGAGTACGGCGCCCGCATTCACGACATCGGCAAGATCAGCATCCCCGACTCTATCCTGCTCAAACCGGGGCGGCTCACCGAAGAGGAGTTCGAGCAGATCAAGCTGCACCCCACCGAGGGTCTCAAGCTGCTCCATCCCGCCCGGCGCTATATGCGCGACGTACTCCCCATCATCCGCCACCACCACGAGCGCTGGGACGGGCGGGGCTACCCCGATGGCCTGGCCGGGCAAGAGACCCACCTTTGGGCGCGGATTGTAGCGCTGAGCGACGCCTACGAGGCCATGACCGCTGGGCGGCCTTACGTGAAAGCCAAAACCCCCGAGGAAGCCCTGCGCGAGATCTTGGATTTGGCCGGTAGCCAGTTCGACCCCAAACTGGCTAAGCTATTTCGGGAGCTGTGGTCCCAGGACCCGCTTTGGAAGGATCGGGAGGTTTTCCTACGCGCCTATACCTCGCCAGCGCCCTCCTCGGATTCCTCGGCGCCCTCCTCGCCGGGGCCCGCTTACCGGACTTCGGAAGAATTGAACTGA
- a CDS encoding glycosyltransferase family 2 protein, whose translation MALSVVVVSYNARAVLRECLRRLTAHYPEAELLVVDTGSSDGSGAMVRSEFPQARLIAVANRGYAYAVNRGLEHTQGAYTAVMNSDIYLEPGDLEALQHALDEEPTAALAGPVLLTPSGRLQSFGLFYAPNYWRLRKPRPVSWLSGALLLVRRAALERLGGMDERFFFYNEDLEWGLRARRLGFKNLLVPRRVLHLGGASTPSDPRFIAEGYRGGLLLSAEYYPWLHRLHRKAVWLEAHLRLYLDRNPTRRKGYRLLADWLTEKNVNESLFI comes from the coding sequence GTGGCTCTTTCGGTAGTGGTCGTCTCCTATAACGCTCGAGCGGTCCTGCGCGAGTGCCTGCGGCGCCTCACCGCCCATTACCCGGAGGCCGAGCTTTTGGTGGTGGACACCGGCTCGAGCGATGGCAGCGGGGCCATGGTGCGCAGCGAGTTTCCCCAGGCAAGGCTTATAGCAGTGGCCAACCGCGGCTATGCCTACGCCGTGAACCGGGGCTTGGAGCACACCCAGGGTGCTTACACGGCGGTGATGAACAGCGACATCTACCTCGAGCCCGGCGACCTCGAGGCCCTGCAACACGCCCTGGACGAGGAGCCCACCGCAGCCCTGGCGGGGCCGGTGCTGCTGACCCCTTCCGGCAGGCTACAGTCCTTTGGGCTCTTCTACGCCCCCAACTACTGGCGGCTGCGCAAACCCAGGCCGGTGAGTTGGCTCTCGGGGGCGCTGCTCTTGGTGCGGCGGGCGGCGCTCGAGCGCCTGGGCGGCATGGACGAGCGTTTTTTCTTCTATAACGAAGACCTCGAGTGGGGCCTGCGGGCCCGCAGGCTGGGCTTCAAGAATCTGTTGGTTCCCCGGCGGGTCTTGCACCTGGGGGGGGCTTCCACCCCCAGCGACCCCCGCTTTATCGCCGAGGGGTACCGGGGAGGCCTCCTGCTGAGCGCGGAGTATTACCCCTGGCTGCACCGCTTGCACCGGAAAGCCGTTTGGCTCGAGGCCCATTTACGCCTATACCTTGATCGAAACCCAACGCGGCGGAAAGGATACCGCCTGTTGGCAGACTGGCTCACCGAAAAAAATGTAAACGAGTCTTTATTTATTTAA
- a CDS encoding ATP cone domain-containing protein — MRETYIKTSRGYRWPFSKGLLVESLLNAGVKMQVAQSIAHTIEEHLRGRRRSEISASALKRLLAREVERVLGPEVAARLKSQTQSFEEIVVKSGDTRRPFSKGVLARSLEDAGFSTREAYELAKSAETALRKDGVREIDSAELEKRVGRLVEKQFGRAARRRYTGRLWLAGELFVEEEPGEPRVPFSKGVLAQSIMAAGVSPDAAYRIAREIERRLREEGQRVVSRDQLRAVASALLAEEVGEDLARKYELLRAIRRTVRPVHLLIGGVTGVGKSLLGSALAYRLGITRLISTDTVREILRSTVATDLIPTLHTSSFDAWTRLAGAEGAAPSPELILRGFRDQVARVAVGLRAIQERSAQEHTSVVVEGVHVVPGYLSHPSQSQVIQIPMLMMLEDEALHRSRFILRERETQGNRPREDYLRNFPAIRLIQSHLLELAEQTGIPVIPGDNLDRAIDRGLEVIVEKMQKVYGEVLEAV, encoded by the coding sequence ATGCGGGAGACCTATATCAAGACCTCGAGGGGCTACCGGTGGCCCTTTTCCAAGGGATTGTTGGTTGAGTCGTTGCTCAACGCCGGGGTCAAGATGCAGGTCGCGCAGTCCATCGCCCATACCATCGAAGAGCATCTGCGAGGTCGCAGGAGATCGGAAATCAGCGCCAGCGCGCTCAAGCGGCTGCTCGCCCGTGAGGTCGAGCGGGTGCTGGGCCCCGAGGTGGCGGCCCGGCTCAAATCGCAGACCCAAAGCTTTGAGGAGATCGTGGTCAAGAGCGGGGATACCCGCCGCCCGTTTTCCAAGGGGGTGCTGGCGCGTAGCCTCGAGGACGCGGGGTTTTCCACCCGCGAAGCGTACGAGCTGGCCAAGAGTGCCGAGACTGCCCTGCGCAAAGATGGGGTGCGGGAGATCGATTCCGCCGAGCTAGAAAAACGCGTAGGGCGGTTGGTGGAAAAGCAGTTTGGCCGGGCTGCCCGGCGGCGCTATACCGGGCGGCTGTGGTTGGCGGGGGAGCTTTTCGTAGAGGAGGAGCCAGGGGAGCCCAGGGTGCCCTTTTCCAAAGGGGTGCTGGCCCAATCCATCATGGCCGCTGGGGTCTCGCCAGATGCCGCTTACCGTATCGCCCGCGAGATCGAACGCCGGCTGCGCGAAGAGGGGCAGCGGGTGGTGAGCCGCGATCAGCTGCGGGCGGTGGCCTCGGCGTTGCTGGCCGAAGAGGTGGGGGAGGACCTGGCTCGCAAGTACGAGCTGCTGCGGGCCATTCGCCGCACGGTGCGCCCGGTACACCTGCTCATCGGCGGGGTGACCGGGGTAGGGAAGAGCCTGTTGGGCTCAGCTTTGGCCTACCGCTTGGGCATCACCCGACTCATCTCCACCGACACCGTGCGGGAGATCCTGCGTTCAACCGTGGCGACCGACCTGATCCCTACCCTCCACACCTCGAGCTTCGACGCCTGGACCCGGCTGGCCGGGGCCGAGGGGGCAGCTCCCAGCCCGGAGCTGATCCTGCGCGGTTTCCGCGACCAGGTGGCCCGGGTGGCGGTGGGCTTGCGGGCTATTCAGGAGCGCAGCGCCCAGGAGCACACCTCGGTGGTAGTGGAGGGGGTGCATGTGGTGCCGGGGTATCTCTCCCACCCCTCGCAGTCGCAGGTTATTCAGATTCCCATGCTGATGATGCTGGAAGACGAGGCCCTGCACCGCAGCCGCTTTATCCTGCGCGAGCGCGAGACCCAGGGCAACCGCCCGCGGGAGGATTACCTGCGCAACTTCCCCGCCATTCGCCTGATCCAAAGTCACCTCCTCGAGCTGGCGGAGCAGACCGGCATCCCGGTGATTCCGGGCGATAACCTGGACCGGGCCATCGACCGGGGGCTCGAGGTGATCGTGGAGAAGATGCAGAAGGTGTACGGGGAGGTGCTGGAAGCCGTCTAA